The DNA segment TCGACGGGCGGGCGTCGCTGTGGCGGCGCCAGGCTTCCGCGCTCCGGCCCCGCCTGCGCCAGCGGCTCACGGCGAGCCGCCAGGCCACAGTCCGTATCCACGCCTCGGGGCCCGCGTCCCGGTACAGCGCGGAGCGCCGGCCCCAGGCCCGTACGAACGCCTCCTGCACCACGTCCTGGGCCTCATGGAGATCGCCGGTCATCAGATAGACCTGTCCCACCAGCTGTTTCGCGGAGTGAGCGTAGAACTCCTCGAACTCCTCGACAGTCATGCGGCTCCCCGGCGTGGACAGATCTCAGATGCGGACGGACCCGGGCACGGACGGATCCCGGGTGTGGGCAGGTCA comes from the Streptomyces sp. NBC_01471 genome and includes:
- a CDS encoding SigE family RNA polymerase sigma factor, coding for MTVEEFEEFYAHSAKQLVGQVYLMTGDLHEAQDVVQEAFVRAWGRRSALYRDAGPEAWIRTVAWRLAVSRWRRRGRSAEAWRRHSDARPSTVPEPDPDTVAMVSALRQLTERQRRVAVLHYVCDLTVEQVAAETGISAGTVKTHLSRARASLAPHLSEEEHGV